One window of the Oceanicoccus sp. KOV_DT_Chl genome contains the following:
- a CDS encoding M23 family metallopeptidase, with the protein MKVIIVSGKHGQSKSISLGRWTRTLLSLCLLGVPLGMGVVAGYELADNEGEVLDLQALSAMKEKNRKEQELVANTKKETEQRVQALTLRMAEIQARLVRLDALGERITTVAKLDKGEFDFSQLPALGGPETDEQGAFYENPDFVDAMNNLVARVDDREQQLEILETLLANRKIEDEVFLAGRPIKKGWMSSHFGHRTDPFNGRLAMHEGVDFAGKLGSDIVAVGSGVVTWSGERYGYGQLVEINHGSGYITRYAHNLENKIEVGDIVKKGQVIALMGSSGRSTGPHVHFEVYKHGRPVDPASYIHRASR; encoded by the coding sequence ATGAAAGTCATTATCGTCAGCGGTAAACACGGCCAGTCGAAATCGATTTCACTTGGTCGCTGGACCCGCACATTGCTTTCTCTGTGCCTATTGGGCGTGCCGTTGGGTATGGGGGTAGTGGCTGGTTATGAACTCGCAGATAACGAGGGAGAAGTGTTAGATTTGCAGGCACTGTCTGCAATGAAAGAAAAAAATCGTAAAGAACAGGAATTGGTTGCCAATACCAAAAAAGAGACTGAGCAACGTGTACAAGCGCTTACTCTTCGAATGGCAGAAATTCAAGCTCGGCTAGTCCGCTTGGATGCGCTGGGCGAACGTATCACCACCGTCGCCAAGTTAGACAAAGGCGAATTCGATTTTAGTCAATTGCCGGCTCTCGGTGGTCCCGAAACTGACGAGCAAGGCGCTTTCTACGAAAACCCCGATTTTGTCGATGCCATGAATAATCTTGTGGCCCGCGTTGATGATCGTGAACAGCAGCTAGAAATTCTTGAAACCTTATTAGCCAATCGTAAAATTGAAGATGAAGTATTCTTGGCTGGTAGGCCGATTAAGAAAGGCTGGATGTCGTCGCACTTTGGCCATCGTACGGATCCCTTTAATGGCCGCTTGGCGATGCATGAAGGCGTTGATTTTGCCGGTAAGTTAGGCAGTGATATTGTTGCAGTGGGTTCTGGTGTCGTTACTTGGTCCGGTGAGCGTTACGGTTATGGTCAGTTGGTTGAGATTAACCACGGTAGCGGATACATTACTCGCTACGCTCATAATCTGGAAAACAAAATTGAAGTGGGTGATATTGTTAAGAAGGGGCAGGTTATCGCCTTGATGGGAAGCAGTGGTCGGTCTACGGGGCCTCACGTGCATTTCGAAGTCTATAAACATGGTCGCCCTGTTGACCCTGCCAGCTATATTCATCGCGCCAGTCGCTGA
- the lpxC gene encoding UDP-3-O-acyl-N-acetylglucosamine deacetylase: protein MIKQRTLRNAIRATGIGLHSGEKVYLTLLPAPVDSGIIFRRTDLDPVVEIAARAENVGDTILSTTLMKDDVRVSTVEHLLSAMAGLGIDNAYVELSAAEVPIMDGSAGPFVFLIQSAGIEEQPKAKQFIRIKRPVTVTDGDKVASFLPFDGFKVSFTIDFDHPVFRDRTGKAALDFSSTSFVKEVSRARTFGFMHEIEYLRSKGLAQGGSVDNAIVVDEYRILNEDGLRYEDEFVKHKVLDAIGDLYLLGNSLIGEFKAHKSGHALNNASLRALIAQTDAWEVVTFEDQSKAPISYMAPVAVA, encoded by the coding sequence ATGATTAAACAACGTACTCTACGCAATGCCATCCGCGCTACCGGTATCGGCCTCCATTCCGGTGAAAAGGTGTACCTCACACTACTTCCAGCTCCTGTCGATTCCGGGATTATTTTCCGTCGCACCGATCTGGATCCGGTGGTCGAAATAGCTGCCAGAGCCGAGAATGTCGGCGACACTATTCTCTCGACTACTTTAATGAAAGATGATGTTCGGGTTTCTACCGTCGAGCATTTACTGTCGGCAATGGCAGGCTTGGGTATTGATAATGCCTATGTAGAATTAAGTGCTGCTGAAGTCCCGATTATGGACGGCAGTGCTGGCCCATTTGTATTCCTTATCCAATCAGCGGGTATTGAAGAACAGCCAAAGGCCAAGCAATTTATTCGTATTAAGCGCCCAGTTACGGTGACTGATGGTGATAAAGTAGCCAGTTTCCTGCCTTTTGATGGCTTTAAAGTGTCTTTTACCATTGATTTTGATCATCCAGTATTTCGTGATCGTACCGGTAAGGCTGCGCTTGATTTTTCCAGTACCTCCTTTGTAAAGGAAGTTAGCCGGGCACGTACCTTTGGTTTTATGCATGAAATTGAATACCTACGCTCCAAGGGCTTGGCTCAGGGCGGCAGTGTTGATAACGCGATAGTGGTAGATGAGTACCGTATCCTCAATGAAGATGGCTTGCGCTATGAAGATGAGTTCGTTAAGCACAAGGTGCTGGATGCCATCGGTGACTTGTACTTGTTGGGCAATAGCTTGATTGGTGAATTTAAAGCTCATAAGTCTGGTCATGCCCTTAATAACGCTTCTTTGCGGGCCTTGATTGCGCAAACTGATGCCTGGGAAGTGGTGACTTTTGAGGATCAGTCAAAAGCGCCTATTTCGTATATGGCACCCGTTGCTGTCGCCTAA